From a single Nymphaea colorata isolate Beijing-Zhang1983 chromosome 4, ASM883128v2, whole genome shotgun sequence genomic region:
- the LOC116252642 gene encoding lysM domain receptor-like kinase 3 yields MQGWSRILRGLRHHSMCRTGKKDVISPARPPFRPPSRIPRRAPSTSSSGDVIANSATTNTSWSNRDSRASSSSRQSLASLRESLPENPQIYSFQEICRATNNFLAKTIGRSPTWQCSVGGHDAVVVRRQFRSTSDELRVRLRSTCAAHHGNVVKLHGATVSGAQIYLVYEYVRGVSLADCLRNPRNPGFTVLKTWTSRMQVASDVAQGLEYIHHYMGESRVHGHMKSSGIIIADPSLTAKITHFGAAELSGEATAGASRSPQRINGTKGYMAPEYLECGTISPKSDVYSFGVVLLELLSGEEPVKYRFDRSGKDYVRVSLVDTARKAVEGAEEGRIRRWVDRRLGDSFPVDVAERTVRLALDCVHDDPNRRPEMRYVAAKISDLLMKSKAWEEKTKPPLEISVTVGPR; encoded by the coding sequence ATGCAAGGTTGGTCGCGGATTCTGCGAGGGCTACGTCACCATTCCATGTGCAGAACTGGGAAGAAGGACGTTATATCACCAGCCAGACCGCCTTTCAGACCGCCGTCAAGGATCCCCCGCCGCGCCCCCTCCACCAGCAGCAGCGGCGACGTGATCGCCAATTCGGCCACCACCAACACGAGTTGGAGCAACCGAGACTCGAGGGCTTCCTCCTCCAGTAGGCAGTCGCTCGCTAGCCTCAGAGAATCCCTCCCGGAGAACCCCCAAATCTATTCTTTCCAGGAGATTTGCCGGGCTACCAACAACTTCCTCGCCAAGACCATCGGCCGATCTCCTACGTGGCAATGCTCCGTGGGCGGTCACGATGCCGTTGTCGTACGTCGACAGTTCAGGTCCACCTCCGACGAACTCCGGGTGAGGCTACGGTCGACCTGCGCCGCGCACCACGGTAACGTCGTCAAGCTCCACGGAGCGACTGTCTCCGGCGCACAGATCTACCTCGTCTACGAGTACGTTCGTGGCGTCAGCCTCGCCGACTGCCTTCGAAACCCTCGGAACCCTGGCTTCACCGTGCTCAAGACGTGGACCTCGCGGATGCAGGTGGCGTCGGACGTGGCCCAGGGGCTGGAGTACATCCACCACTATATGGGTGAGAGCCGAGTCCATGGGCACATGAAGAGCAGCGGCATCATCATCGCCGACCCGTCGCTCACGGCGAAGATCACGCATTTCGGGGCGGCCGAGCTTTCCGGCGAGGCGACCGCGGGTGCCTCCCGAAGCCCGCAGAGGATCAATGGGACCAAGGGCTACATGGCTCCGGAGTACCTCGAGTGCGGCACCATCAGCCCAAAGAGCGACGTCTACTCGttcggggtcgtcctccttgAGCTCCTCTCCGGCGAGGAGCCGGTGAAGTACCGATTCGACCGGTCCGGAAAGGACTACGTGCGGGTGTCGCTGGTGGACACCGCCAGAAAGGCGGTGGAGGGGGCGGAGGAGGGTCGCATCCGGCGGTGGGTCGATCGAAGGCTGGGGGACTCCTTCCCGGTGGACGTCGCCGAACGAACGGTACGTTTGGCCCTTGATTGCGTCCACGACGATCCAAATCGACGGCCAGAAATGCGCTACGTGGCAGCCAAGATATCGGATTTGCTGATGAAGTCGAAGGCATGGGAGGAGAAGACGAAGCCACCGCTTGAAATTTCTGTCACCGTAGGCCCCAGGTAG
- the LOC116252939 gene encoding uncharacterized protein LOC116252939, whose product MGCSDNSMELDAEDSIVGLPVQDPPDEEFSSVDLTWTKLSNSSGGTDDVALILYERVDDFIFGECSNVQYPTRFHLERGRRRALGSLKKFKSDDYLEYKHYWCSFGPENYGEGGDILPSRKYRLNTRKRAARPQSMRGCTCNFIVKRLYARPSVALIMYKQRLHVNKHGFICHGPLDRDAIGPKAKAIPYVGSEIQRQTMSMIYLGIPEENVLQKHIEGIERYCGSNVKGAKLASQYVRKLEMVIRRSTHELDLDDESSIRMWVDRQKKSVFFFQNYSDTDSFVLGIQTEWQLQQMIRFGRQSLLAVDSTFGVSKLKYPLYSLLVFDARQHALPVAWVITRSFAKHEISKWMKALYDRILSVDPSWKVNGFIIDDAVLEIDPIRDIFHCPVLFSIWRIRRSWLKNIIKKCSNKEIQREIFKRLGQIICSIWTGADSVDAMEEFIQDFIDQSTFMKYFNECWRPKIEMWLAVMRSLPLASLEACGAVESYHLRLKLKLFDDSHLRATQRVDWLVHKLTTELHSSYWLDQYADESGMFENVKDEYVLSTSWHRALQIPDSAVIFDDEAQLYAKVVSQRDNSQMHIVWNPGSEFGFCDCAWAMLGNLCKHVIKVNSVYHKQKSHPSSMSHLSFHQTLVTLWQNPLDDSVDLDRAIAWAGQMEESVQRLVELSSSNDIGGVVDNLSLKWVVKKSRTSIGKRPDAFLALPTKMSDATPKRQLRNKKLTFLKLSALKD is encoded by the exons ATGGGATGTTCTGACAACTCAATGGAGTTGGATGCCGAGGATTCCATAGTGGGTCTTCCTGTGCAAGATCCACCAGATGAGGAGTTCTCCTCTGTTGACCTAACATGGACCAAGCTTAGCAATTCTAGTGGAGGTACCGATGATGTTGCACTTATTCTCTATGAACGTGTTGATGACTTTATCTTTGGGGAATGCTCGAATGTGCAATATCCGACTAGGTTTCACCTTGAGAGAGGCAGAAGAAGAGCTCTAGGAAGCTTGAAGAAATTCAAAAGTGATGATTATTTGGAATATAAACA CTATTGGTGCTCATTTGGCCCAGAAAATTATGGAGAGGGTGGAGATATTTTGCCCAGTCGAAAGTATCGGCTCAATACCCGCAAACGAGCTGCTAGACCACAGTCAATGCGTGGTTGTACTTGCAATTTTATAGTGAAGCGCCTCTATGCACGACCGTCAGTTGCACTTATTATGTACAAGCAGCGATTGCATGTTAACAAACATGGGTTTATCTGCCATGGGCCACTAGATAGAGATGCTATTGGACCTAAGGCAAAAGCTATCCCTTACGTAGGTAGTGAAATTCAACGACAGACAATGTCTATGATTTATCTAGGTATTCCTGAGGAGAATGTTCTTCAAAAGCACATTGAGGGCATTGAGCGCTACTGTGGCAGTAATGTGAAAGGTGCCAAACTTGCTTCACAGTATGTCAGAAAATTGGAGATGGTTATCAGGCGATCCACCCATGAACTTGATCTAGATGATGAATCCAGTATTCGCATGTGGGTTGACCGTCAGAAGAAATCTGTATTCTTTTTCCAGAATTACTCAGACACTGATTCTTTTGTTTTGGGAATTCAAACGGAATGGCAACTGCAGCAAATGATTCGATTTGGTAGGCAGAGCCTTCTAGCAGTTGATTCCACATTTGGGGTTAGCAAGCTAAAG TATCCTCTATACTCGCTCCTGGTGTTTGATGCTAGACAACATGCACTGCCGGTTGCGTGGGTCATAACACGGAGTTTCGCTAAGCATGAGATATCTAAGTGGATGAAGGCTCTTTATGATAGGATTCTTTCTGTGGATCCTTCTTGGAAAGTTAATGGATTCATTATTGATGATGCAGTCCTTGAGATTGATCCAATCAG GGATATCTTTCATTGCCCCgttcttttttccatttggcGAATTCGCAGATCTTGGCTGAAGAACATCATAAAGAAATGCAGCAAtaaagaaattcaaagagaaatCTTTAAGCGCCTTGGCCAAATTATATGTAGTATATGGACTGGAGCTGATTCTGTGGATGCCATGGAAGAATTTATTCAAGATTTTATTGATCAAAGTACCTTCATGAAGTATTTCAATGAATGCTGGAGACCAAAAATAG AAATGTGGCTTGCTGTCATGAGAAGTCTTCCTTTAGCAAGTCTAGAAGCATGTGGTGCTGTTGAATCGTATCATCTGAGGTTGAAGCTTAAATTATTTGATGACTCACATCTCAGGGCAACGCAGCGTGTTGACTGGTTGGTTCATAAGCTGACGACAGAGCTGCATTCTAGCTATTGGCTTGACCAGTATGCAGATGAGAGTGGCATGTTTGAAAATGTCAAAGATGAGTACGTACTGTCTACATCATGGCATCGTGCACTGCAGATTCCAGACAGTGCGGTCATCTTTGATGATGAGGCACAACTTTATGCTAAGGTTGTTAGCCAAAGAGACAACTCTCAAATGCATATTGTGTGGAATCCTGGGTCAGAGTTTGGTTTCTGTGATTGTGCATGGGCTATGCTTGGGAACCTTTGCAAACATGTTATCAAGGTTAATTCAGTTTATCACAAGCAGAAGTCTCATCCATCATCTATGTCAcatctttcatttcatcaaaCCTTAGTCACTTTATGGCAAAATCCTTTGGATGATTCAGTTGACCTTGATCGAGCTATAGCTTGGGCTGGTCAAATGGAAGAGAGTGTTCAGAGATTAGTGGAACTAAGTAGTTCAAATGATATTGGAGGCGTGGTAGACAATTTGTCATTGAAGTGGGTAGTTAAGAAAAGCAGAACATCTATTGGCAAGCGACCTGATGCTTTTTTGGCTCTTCCTACTAAAATGAGTGATGCTACTCCCAAAAGACAGCTTAGGAACAAGAAATTGACATTCCTGAAACTCTCTGCTCTGAAAGATTAA
- the LOC116252641 gene encoding uncharacterized protein LOC116252641 isoform X1, with product MDVERVLEDSENEVKTYENLTTDLENPNKCLSVEDFPCSHFDGTMDLDATRVDQELNPKFEFSDDLLHIEQEHLNVTPLLGDCCEYLMDMSFAGPAAHLGYDCQTYGSENLGSEAQCRSPLRKNNDDAGRPGETGAVTSLPEARLEQNQQPVDNVTIHELHEAFHFTFGRDTTMKDKFWLKRQLSLGLHDLSQFDSSSRILDKKQLSSDVGTPRVHGEDGLFTGLVEVTNTNYGISDVEDAERTFSTTKRLRKPTRRYIEESSEIKTRCHARKLEPPLKSTLGSLSEARPSGQKHWKNLESMALVCRQDSIGGSGIQVPFVLRVRRGRPRKNCTSLFTDNSKENEEHMIVVPKRTCGPFCGSESGSVNYAARVRTAKGGVRRKHHRSWTLQEVTKLVEGVSRHGVGRWSDIKRLEFSASAYRTSVDLKDKWRNLLKASYAQLQTKKVVEQRRRHTSISIPASILMRVRELAAHPKGRQSVPFQHALPSSIISLPGKKTLMSRGGRTV from the exons ATGGATGTAGAAAGGGTGCTGGAGGATTCAGAGAATGAGGTCAAAACATATGAAAATCTCACCACAGACTTGGAGAATCCAAATAAGTGCCTATCAGTTGAAGACTTTCCTTGTAGCCACTTCGATG GTACCATGGACTTGGATGCAACACGGGTAGACCAAGAATTGAACCCAAAGTTTGAG TTTTCAGATGATTTGTTGCATATCGAGCAAGAGCATCTGAACGTGACACCTCTTTTAGGTGACTGTTGTGAATATCTTATGG ATATGAGTTTCGCTGGACCAGCTGCTCATTTGGGTTATGATTGTCAGACATACGGTTCTGAAAATTTGGGATCAGAGGCTCAGTGCCGAAGTCCTTTGAGGAAGAACAATGATGATGCTGGAAGGCCTGGTGAAACTGGTGCAGTAACGTCATTGCCTGAAGCTAGATTGGAACAAAATCAACAGCCAGTTGATAATGTGACCATCCACGAGCTTCATGAGGCATTTCACTTTACATTTGGACGAGATACAACCATGAAGGACAAATTTTGGCTCAAGCGTCAGCTTTCCCTGGGCTTGCATGACCTTTCTCAATTTGACAGTAGTTCCAGGATCTTGGACAAGAAGCAGCTGTCTTCAG ATGTTGGCACACCGAGGGTACATGGTGAAGATGGGTTGTTTACGGGATTGGTGGAAGTGACAAATACCAACTATGGGATTTCAGATGTCGAGGATGCTGAAAGGACATTTTCAACTACTAAGAGATTGCGCAAGCCTACACGGAGGTATATTGAAGAATCATCGGAGATAAAGACAAGATGTCACGCTAGAAAACTGGAGCCTCCATTGAAAAGTACACTTGGTAGCTTGTCAGAGGCAAGGCCGTCTGGCCAGAAACACTGGAAGAACTTAGAGAGCATGGCATTGGTTTGCAGGCAGGATTCTATTGGGGGATCTGGTATACAGGTGCCTTTTGTTCTTCGTGTCCGGAGAGGTCGTCCAAGGAAAAACTGCACATCTCTTTTT ACAGACAACTCAAAGGAGAACGAGGAACATATGATAGTTGTGCCCAAGAGAACCTGTGGACCTTTTTGTGGGTCGGAAAGTGGTTCAGTCAACTATGCTGCCAGGGTTCGGACTGCGAAGGGTGGTGTTAGACGGAAGCATCACAGATCGTGGACCCTTCAGGAGGTGACGAAACTAGTTGAGGGTGTCTCACGTCATGGAGTTGGAAGGTGGTCTGACATAAAAAGGCTAGAGTTCTCAGCATCTGCTTACCGCACTTCAGTTGATCTCAAG GATAAATGGAGAAATCTTCTGAAAGCAAGCTATGCACAACTACAAACCAAGAAAGTG GTTGAACAAAGGAGGAGGCACACTTCCATTTCCATTCCAGCTTCTATTTTGATGCGAGTGCGGGAGTTGGCGGCTCACCCGAAAGGGCGGCAGTCTGTGCCATTTCAGCATGCTTTACCATCAAGCATCATCTCGCTGCCAGGCAAGAAAACACTCATGAGTCGTGGTGGAAGAACTGTATAG
- the LOC116252641 gene encoding uncharacterized protein LOC116252641 isoform X2, whose product MDVERVLEDSENEVKTYENLTTDLENPNKCLSVEDFPCSHFDGTMDLDATRVDQELNPKFEFSDDLLHIEQEHLNVTPLLGDCCEYLMDMSFAGPAAHLGYDCQTYGSENLGSEAQCRSPLRKNNDDAGRPGETGAVTSLPEARLEQNQQPVDNVTIHELHEAFHFTFGRDTTMKDKFWLKRQLSLGLHDLSQFDSSSRILDKKQLSSDVGTPRVHGEDGLFTGLVEVTNTNYGISDVEDAERTFSTTKRLRKPTRRYIEESSEIKTRCHARKLEPPLKSTLGSLSEARPSGQKHWKNLESMALVCRQDSIGGSGIQVPFVLRVRRGRPRKNCTSLFTDNSKENEEHMIVVPKRTCGPFCGSESGSVNYAARVRTAKGGVRRKHHRSWTLQEVTKLVEGVSRHGVGRWSDIKRLEFSASAYRTSVDLKDKWRNLLKASYAQLQTKKVWNLL is encoded by the exons ATGGATGTAGAAAGGGTGCTGGAGGATTCAGAGAATGAGGTCAAAACATATGAAAATCTCACCACAGACTTGGAGAATCCAAATAAGTGCCTATCAGTTGAAGACTTTCCTTGTAGCCACTTCGATG GTACCATGGACTTGGATGCAACACGGGTAGACCAAGAATTGAACCCAAAGTTTGAG TTTTCAGATGATTTGTTGCATATCGAGCAAGAGCATCTGAACGTGACACCTCTTTTAGGTGACTGTTGTGAATATCTTATGG ATATGAGTTTCGCTGGACCAGCTGCTCATTTGGGTTATGATTGTCAGACATACGGTTCTGAAAATTTGGGATCAGAGGCTCAGTGCCGAAGTCCTTTGAGGAAGAACAATGATGATGCTGGAAGGCCTGGTGAAACTGGTGCAGTAACGTCATTGCCTGAAGCTAGATTGGAACAAAATCAACAGCCAGTTGATAATGTGACCATCCACGAGCTTCATGAGGCATTTCACTTTACATTTGGACGAGATACAACCATGAAGGACAAATTTTGGCTCAAGCGTCAGCTTTCCCTGGGCTTGCATGACCTTTCTCAATTTGACAGTAGTTCCAGGATCTTGGACAAGAAGCAGCTGTCTTCAG ATGTTGGCACACCGAGGGTACATGGTGAAGATGGGTTGTTTACGGGATTGGTGGAAGTGACAAATACCAACTATGGGATTTCAGATGTCGAGGATGCTGAAAGGACATTTTCAACTACTAAGAGATTGCGCAAGCCTACACGGAGGTATATTGAAGAATCATCGGAGATAAAGACAAGATGTCACGCTAGAAAACTGGAGCCTCCATTGAAAAGTACACTTGGTAGCTTGTCAGAGGCAAGGCCGTCTGGCCAGAAACACTGGAAGAACTTAGAGAGCATGGCATTGGTTTGCAGGCAGGATTCTATTGGGGGATCTGGTATACAGGTGCCTTTTGTTCTTCGTGTCCGGAGAGGTCGTCCAAGGAAAAACTGCACATCTCTTTTT ACAGACAACTCAAAGGAGAACGAGGAACATATGATAGTTGTGCCCAAGAGAACCTGTGGACCTTTTTGTGGGTCGGAAAGTGGTTCAGTCAACTATGCTGCCAGGGTTCGGACTGCGAAGGGTGGTGTTAGACGGAAGCATCACAGATCGTGGACCCTTCAGGAGGTGACGAAACTAGTTGAGGGTGTCTCACGTCATGGAGTTGGAAGGTGGTCTGACATAAAAAGGCTAGAGTTCTCAGCATCTGCTTACCGCACTTCAGTTGATCTCAAG GATAAATGGAGAAATCTTCTGAAAGCAAGCTATGCACAACTACAAACCAAGAAAGTG TGGAACCTTCTGTGA